Proteins encoded by one window of Arabidopsis thaliana chromosome 2, partial sequence:
- the PVA12 gene encoding plant VAP homolog 12, which yields MSNELLTIDPVDLQFPFELKKQISCSLYLGNKTDNYVAFKVKTTNPKKYCVRPNTGVVHPRSSSEVLVTMQAQKEAPADLQCKDKFLLQCVVASPGATPKDVTHEMFSKEAGHRVEETKLRVVYVAPPRPPSPVREGSEEGSSPRASVSDNGNASDFTAARALVTKLTEEKNSAVQLNNRLQQELDQLRRESKRSKSGGIPFMYVLLVGLIGLILGYIMKRT from the exons ATGAGTAACGAGCTTCTCACCATCGATCCTGTCGACCTTCAATTCCCTT TTGAATTGAAGAAGCAGATCTCTTGTTCTCTCTATTTGGGTAACAAGACCGATAATTATGTCGCCTTCAAg gttAAGACGACGAATCCAAAGAAGTACTGCGTTAGGCCTAATACTGGTGTTGTTCATCCCAGATCCTCTTCTGAAGTTTTAg tgACCATGCAAGCTCAAAAGGAAGCTCCTGCTGATCTGCAGTGTAAAGATAAGTTCTTGCTTCAATGTGTAGTCGCTAGTCCCGGAGCCACCCCCAAGGATGTTACACATGAGATG TTTAGCAAAGAGGCAGGGCATCGAGTTGAAGAGACTAAATTGAGAGTTGTCTATGTTGCTCCACCACGACCACCATCACCGGTTCGAGAAGGATCTGAAGAGGGCTCTTCACCGAGGGCTTCTGTCTCTGATAATGGGAATGCTTCTGATTTTACTGCT GCAAGAGCTCTGGTCACAAAACTCACCGAGGAAAAGAACTCTGCGGTTCAACTGAACAACAGGCTTCAACAAGAATTG GACCAGTTGAGGCGCGAAAGCAAGAGAAGTAAGAGTGGTGGAATCCCTTTCATGTACGTTCTTCTGGTCGGCCTAATCGGTTTAATCCTGGGATACATTATGAAGAGGACATGA
- the PVA12 gene encoding plant VAP homolog 12 (plant VAP homolog 12 (PVA12); FUNCTIONS IN: structural molecule activity; LOCATED IN: cytosol, endoplasmic reticulum, nucleus, plasma membrane; EXPRESSED IN: 26 plant structures; EXPRESSED DURING: 14 growth stages; CONTAINS InterPro DOMAIN/s: PapD-like (InterPro:IPR008962), Major sperm protein (InterPro:IPR000535), Vesicle-associated membrane protein (InterPro:IPR016763); BEST Arabidopsis thaliana protein match is: vesicle associated protein (TAIR:AT3G60600.1); Has 1106 Blast hits to 1079 proteins in 208 species: Archae - 0; Bacteria - 0; Metazoa - 441; Fungi - 140; Plants - 434; Viruses - 0; Other Eukaryotes - 91 (source: NCBI BLink).), whose protein sequence is MSNELLTIDPVDLQFPFELKKQISCSLYLGNKTDNYVAFKVKTTNPKKYCVRPNTGVVHPRSSSEVLVTMQAQKEAPADLQCKDKFLLQCVVASPGATPKDVTHEMFSKEAGHRVEETKLRVVYVAPPRPPSPVREGSEEGSSPRASVSDNGNASDFTAAPRFSADRVDAQDNSSEARALVTKLTEEKNSAVQLNNRLQQELDQLRRESKRSKSGGIPFMYVLLVGLIGLILGYIMKRT, encoded by the exons ATGAGTAACGAGCTTCTCACCATCGATCCTGTCGACCTTCAATTCCCTT TTGAATTGAAGAAGCAGATCTCTTGTTCTCTCTATTTGGGTAACAAGACCGATAATTATGTCGCCTTCAAg gttAAGACGACGAATCCAAAGAAGTACTGCGTTAGGCCTAATACTGGTGTTGTTCATCCCAGATCCTCTTCTGAAGTTTTAg tgACCATGCAAGCTCAAAAGGAAGCTCCTGCTGATCTGCAGTGTAAAGATAAGTTCTTGCTTCAATGTGTAGTCGCTAGTCCCGGAGCCACCCCCAAGGATGTTACACATGAGATG TTTAGCAAAGAGGCAGGGCATCGAGTTGAAGAGACTAAATTGAGAGTTGTCTATGTTGCTCCACCACGACCACCATCACCGGTTCGAGAAGGATCTGAAGAGGGCTCTTCACCGAGGGCTTCTGTCTCTGATAATGGGAATGCTTCTGATTTTACTGCT GCTCCAAGATTTAGCGCAGACAGGGTTGATGCTCAGGATAATTCATCTGAG GCAAGAGCTCTGGTCACAAAACTCACCGAGGAAAAGAACTCTGCGGTTCAACTGAACAACAGGCTTCAACAAGAATTG GACCAGTTGAGGCGCGAAAGCAAGAGAAGTAAGAGTGGTGGAATCCCTTTCATGTACGTTCTTCTGGTCGGCCTAATCGGTTTAATCCTGGGATACATTATGAAGAGGACATGA
- the CDS4 gene encoding cytidinediphosphate diacylglycerol synthase 4 (cytidinediphosphate diacylglycerol synthase 4 (CDS4); CONTAINS InterPro DOMAIN/s: Phosphatidate cytidylyltransferase (InterPro:IPR000374); BEST Arabidopsis thaliana protein match is: cytidinediphosphate diacylglycerol synthase 5 (TAIR:AT3G60620.1); Has 7499 Blast hits to 7494 proteins in 2620 species: Archae - 2; Bacteria - 5196; Metazoa - 180; Fungi - 137; Plants - 143; Viruses - 0; Other Eukaryotes - 1841 (source: NCBI BLink).), which translates to MTNTNTLFLRHDDDSEILIFQENSVFPLFVFASWGIWRAMATFAELVLSTSRCTCPCRSFTRKPLIRPPLSGLRLPGDTKPLFRSGLGRISVSRRFLTAVARAESDQLGDDDHSKGIDRIHNLQNVEDKQKKASQLKKRVIFGIGIGLPVGCVVLAGGWVFTVALASSVFIGSREYFELVRSRGIAKGMTPPPRYVSRVCSVICALMPILTLYFGNIDILVTSAAFVVAIALLVQRGSPRFAQLSSTMFGLFYCGYLPSFWVKLRCGLAAPALNTGIGRTWPILLGGQAHWTVGLVATLISFSGVIATDTFAFLGGKTFGRTPLTSISPKKTWEGTIVGLVGCIAITILLSKYLSWPQSLFSSVAFGFLNFFGSVFGDLTESMIKRDAGVKDSGSLIPGHGGILDRVDSYIFTGALAYSFIKTSLKLYGV; encoded by the exons ATGACAAATACGAACACACTCTTCCTCAgacatgatgatgattcagagattttgatttttcaagaaaactctgtttttcctctttttgtttttgcctCTTGGGGCATTTGGAGAGCAATGGCGACTTTTGCTGAACTTGTTTTATCGACTTCTCGCTGTACATGCCCTTGCCGTTCATTCACTAGAAAACCCCTAATTCGTCCCCCTTTATCTGGTCTGCGTCTCCCCGGTGATACCAAACCATTGTTTCGTTCCGGACTTGGTCGGATTTCTGTTAGCCGGCGTTTCCTCACGGCCGTTGCTCGAGCTGAATCAGACCAGCTTGGTGATGATGACCACTCAAAG ggaATTGATAGAATCCATAACTTGCAGAATGTGGAAGATAAGCAGAAGAAAGCAAGCCAGCTTAAGAAAAGAGTGATCTTTGGTATTGGCATTGGTTTACCTGTTGGATGTGTTGTGTTAGCTGGAGGATGGGTTTTCACTGTAGCTTTAGCATCTTCTGTTTTTATCGGTTCCCGCGAATATTTCGAGCTTGTTAGAAGTAGAGGCATAGCTAAAGGAATGACTCCTCCTCCACGATATGTATCTCGAGTTTGCTCGGTTATATGTGCCCTTATGCCCATACTTACACT GTACTTTGGTAACATTGATATATTGGTGACATCTGCAGCATTTGTTGTTGCAATAGCATTGTTAGTACAAAGAGGATCCCCACGTTTTGCTCAGCTGAGTAGTACAATGTTTGGTCTGTTTTACTGTGGTTATCTCCCTTCTTTCTGGGTTAAGCTTCGCTGTGGTTTAGCTGCTCCTGCGCTTAACACTG GTATCGGAAGGACATGGCCAATTCTTCTTGGTGGTCAAGCTCATTGGACAGTTGGACTTGTGGCAACATTGATTTCTTTCAGCGGTGTAATTGCGACAGACACATTTGCTTTTCTCGGTGGAAAG ACTTTTGGTAGGACACCTCTTACTAGTATTAGTCCCAAGAAGACATGGGAAGGAACTATTGTAGGACTTGTTGGTTGTATAGCCATTACCATATTACTCTCTAAATATCTCAGTTGGCCACAATCTCTGTTCAG CTCAGTAGCTTTTGGGTTTCTTAACTTCTTTGGGTCAGTCTTTGGTGATCTTACTGAATCAATGATCAAGCGTGATGCTGGCGTCAAAGACTCTGGTTCACTTATCCCAGGACACG GTGGAATATTAGATAGAGTTGATAGTTACATTTTCACCGGCGCATTAGCTTATTCATTCATCAAAACATCCCTAAAACTTTACGGAGTTTGA
- the CDS4 gene encoding cytidinediphosphate diacylglycerol synthase 4 (cytidinediphosphate diacylglycerol synthase 4; CONTAINS InterPro DOMAIN/s: Phosphatidate cytidylyltransferase (InterPro:IPR000374); BEST Arabidopsis thaliana protein match is: cytidinediphosphate diacylglycerol synthase 5 (TAIR:AT3G60620.1); Has 308 Blast hits to 308 proteins in 84 species: Archae - 0; Bacteria - 123; Metazoa - 0; Fungi - 4; Plants - 54; Viruses - 0; Other Eukaryotes - 127 (source: NCBI BLink).) yields the protein MTNTNTLFLRHDDDSEILIFQENSVFPLFVFASWGIWRAMATFAELVLSTSRCTCPCRSFTRKPLIRPPLSGLRLPGDTKPLFRSGLGRISVSRRFLTAVARAESDQLGDDDHSKGIDRIHNLQNVEDKQKKASQLKKRVIFGIGIGLPVGCVVLAGGWVFTVALASSVFIGSREYFELVRSRGIAKGMTPPPRYVSRVCSVICALMPILTLYFGNIDILVTSAAFVVAIALLVQRGSPRFAQLSSTMFGLFYCGYLPSFWVKLRCGLAAPALNTGIGRTWPILLGGQAHWTVGLVATLISFSGVIATDTFAFLGGKVTPRMIPHR from the exons ATGACAAATACGAACACACTCTTCCTCAgacatgatgatgattcagagattttgatttttcaagaaaactctgtttttcctctttttgtttttgcctCTTGGGGCATTTGGAGAGCAATGGCGACTTTTGCTGAACTTGTTTTATCGACTTCTCGCTGTACATGCCCTTGCCGTTCATTCACTAGAAAACCCCTAATTCGTCCCCCTTTATCTGGTCTGCGTCTCCCCGGTGATACCAAACCATTGTTTCGTTCCGGACTTGGTCGGATTTCTGTTAGCCGGCGTTTCCTCACGGCCGTTGCTCGAGCTGAATCAGACCAGCTTGGTGATGATGACCACTCAAAG ggaATTGATAGAATCCATAACTTGCAGAATGTGGAAGATAAGCAGAAGAAAGCAAGCCAGCTTAAGAAAAGAGTGATCTTTGGTATTGGCATTGGTTTACCTGTTGGATGTGTTGTGTTAGCTGGAGGATGGGTTTTCACTGTAGCTTTAGCATCTTCTGTTTTTATCGGTTCCCGCGAATATTTCGAGCTTGTTAGAAGTAGAGGCATAGCTAAAGGAATGACTCCTCCTCCACGATATGTATCTCGAGTTTGCTCGGTTATATGTGCCCTTATGCCCATACTTACACT GTACTTTGGTAACATTGATATATTGGTGACATCTGCAGCATTTGTTGTTGCAATAGCATTGTTAGTACAAAGAGGATCCCCACGTTTTGCTCAGCTGAGTAGTACAATGTTTGGTCTGTTTTACTGTGGTTATCTCCCTTCTTTCTGGGTTAAGCTTCGCTGTGGTTTAGCTGCTCCTGCGCTTAACACTG GTATCGGAAGGACATGGCCAATTCTTCTTGGTGGTCAAGCTCATTGGACAGTTGGACTTGTGGCAACATTGATTTCTTTCAGCGGTGTAATTGCGACAGACACATTTGCTTTTCTCGGTGGAAAGGTAACACCAAGAATGATACCTCACagataa
- the CDS4 gene encoding cytidinediphosphate diacylglycerol synthase 4 (cytidinediphosphate diacylglycerol synthase 4; CONTAINS InterPro DOMAIN/s: Phosphatidate cytidylyltransferase (InterPro:IPR000374); BEST Arabidopsis thaliana protein match is: cytidinediphosphate diacylglycerol synthase 5 (TAIR:AT3G60620.1); Has 35333 Blast hits to 34131 proteins in 2444 species: Archae - 798; Bacteria - 22429; Metazoa - 974; Fungi - 991; Plants - 531; Viruses - 0; Other Eukaryotes - 9610 (source: NCBI BLink).): MATFAELVLSTSRCTCPCRSFTRKPLIRPPLSGLRLPGDTKPLFRSGLGRISVSRRFLTAVARAESDQLGDDDHSKNVEDKQKKASQLKKRVIFGIGIGLPVGCVVLAGGWVFTVALASSVFIGSREYFELVRSRGIAKGMTPPPRYVSRVCSVICALMPILTLYFGNIDILVTSAAFVVAIALLVQRGSPRFAQLSSTMFGLFYCGYLPSFWVKLRCGLAAPALNTGIGRTWPILLGGQAHWTVGLVATLISFSGVIATDTFAFLGGKTFGRTPLTSISPKKTWEGTIVGLVGCIAITILLSKYLSWPQSLFSSVAFGFLNFFGSVFGDLTESMIKRDAGVKDSGSLIPGHGGILDRVDSYIFTGALAYSFIKTSLKLYGV; this comes from the exons ATGGCGACTTTTGCTGAACTTGTTTTATCGACTTCTCGCTGTACATGCCCTTGCCGTTCATTCACTAGAAAACCCCTAATTCGTCCCCCTTTATCTGGTCTGCGTCTCCCCGGTGATACCAAACCATTGTTTCGTTCCGGACTTGGTCGGATTTCTGTTAGCCGGCGTTTCCTCACGGCCGTTGCTCGAGCTGAATCAGACCAGCTTGGTGATGATGACCACTCAAAG AATGTGGAAGATAAGCAGAAGAAAGCAAGCCAGCTTAAGAAAAGAGTGATCTTTGGTATTGGCATTGGTTTACCTGTTGGATGTGTTGTGTTAGCTGGAGGATGGGTTTTCACTGTAGCTTTAGCATCTTCTGTTTTTATCGGTTCCCGCGAATATTTCGAGCTTGTTAGAAGTAGAGGCATAGCTAAAGGAATGACTCCTCCTCCACGATATGTATCTCGAGTTTGCTCGGTTATATGTGCCCTTATGCCCATACTTACACT GTACTTTGGTAACATTGATATATTGGTGACATCTGCAGCATTTGTTGTTGCAATAGCATTGTTAGTACAAAGAGGATCCCCACGTTTTGCTCAGCTGAGTAGTACAATGTTTGGTCTGTTTTACTGTGGTTATCTCCCTTCTTTCTGGGTTAAGCTTCGCTGTGGTTTAGCTGCTCCTGCGCTTAACACTG GTATCGGAAGGACATGGCCAATTCTTCTTGGTGGTCAAGCTCATTGGACAGTTGGACTTGTGGCAACATTGATTTCTTTCAGCGGTGTAATTGCGACAGACACATTTGCTTTTCTCGGTGGAAAG ACTTTTGGTAGGACACCTCTTACTAGTATTAGTCCCAAGAAGACATGGGAAGGAACTATTGTAGGACTTGTTGGTTGTATAGCCATTACCATATTACTCTCTAAATATCTCAGTTGGCCACAATCTCTGTTCAG CTCAGTAGCTTTTGGGTTTCTTAACTTCTTTGGGTCAGTCTTTGGTGATCTTACTGAATCAATGATCAAGCGTGATGCTGGCGTCAAAGACTCTGGTTCACTTATCCCAGGACACG GTGGAATATTAGATAGAGTTGATAGTTACATTTTCACCGGCGCATTAGCTTATTCATTCATCAAAACATCCCTAAAACTTTACGGAGTTTGA
- the HAM1 gene encoding GRAS family transcription factor (HAIRY MERISTEM 1 (HAM1); CONTAINS InterPro DOMAIN/s: Transcription factor GRAS (InterPro:IPR005202); BEST Arabidopsis thaliana protein match is: GRAS family transcription factor (TAIR:AT3G60630.1); Has 2292 Blast hits to 2267 proteins in 299 species: Archae - 0; Bacteria - 2; Metazoa - 4; Fungi - 0; Plants - 2284; Viruses - 0; Other Eukaryotes - 2 (source: NCBI BLink).), which translates to MPLSFERFQGEGVFGLSSSSFYSDSQKIWSNQDKTEAKQEDLGYVVGGFLPEPTSVLDALRSPSPLASYSSTTTTLSSSHGGGGTTVTNTTVTAGDDNNNNKCSQMGLDDLDGVLSASSPGQEQSILRLIMDPGSAFGVFDPGFGFGSGSGPVSAPVSDNSNLLCNFPFQEITNPAEALINPSNHCLFYNPPLSPPAKRFNSGSLHQPVFPLSDPDPGHDPVRRQHQFQFPFYHNNQQQQFPSSSSSTAVAMVPVPSPGMAGDDQSVIIEQLFNAAELIGTTGNNNGDHTVLAQGILARLNHHLNTSSNHKSPFQRAASHIAEALLSLIHNESSPPLITPENLILRIAAYRSFSETSPFLQFVNFTANQSILESCNESGFDRIHIIDFDVGYGGQWSSLMQELASGVGGRRRNRASSLKLTVFAPPPSTVSDEFELRFTEENLKTFAGEVKIPFEIELLSVELLLNPAYWPLSLRSSEKEAIAVNLPVNSVASGYLPLILRFLKQLSPNIVVCSDRGCDRNDAPFPNAVIHSLQYHTSLLESLDANQNQDDSSIERFWVQPSIEKLLMKRHRWIERSPPWRILFTQCGFSPASLSQMAEAQAECLLQRNPVRGFHVEKRQSSLVMCWQRKELVTVSAWKC; encoded by the coding sequence ATGCCCTTATCCTTTGAAAGGTTTCAAGGGGAGGGGGTGTTtggtttatcttcttcttctttctattcaGATTCTCAGAAAATCTGGTCCAATCAAGACAAAACCgaagcaaaacaagaagatcTTGGTTATGTTGTCGGTGGTTTTTTACCGGAGCCGACGTCTGTTCTCGACGCTCTAAGAAGTCCTAGTCCTCTCGCTTCTTATTCTTCTACCACCACCACGCTGTCTTCCTCTCACGGCGGCGGTGGTACCACCGTCACCAACACCACCGTAACCGCCGGTGATgataacaataacaataaatgTAGTCAGATGGGTTTGGATGATCTTGACGGtgttctctctgcttcttctcctgGTCAAGAGCAGAGTATCTTGAGACTTATCATGGACCCGGGTTCTGCCTTCGGTGTTTTCGACCCGGGTTTCGGATTCGGGTCTGGTTCCGGGCCTGTGTCTGCTCCGGTGAGTGATAATTCGAATCTTCTGTGTAACTTCCCGTTTCAAGAGATTACGAATCCAGCAGAAGCTTTGATCAATCCTTCAAATCATTGCCTGTTCTATAATCCTCCGTTATCTCCACCGGCTAAACGGTTTAATTCCGGATCTCTTCATCAACCCGTTTTCCCTTTATCGGATCCGGATCCGGGTCACGACCCGGTTCGTCGTCAACATCAGTTTCAGTTTCCGTTTTATCACAACAACCAGCAACAACAATTcccgtcgtcttcttcttccacggCGGTGGCTATGGTTCCGGTTCCGTCGCCGGGAATGGCCGGCGATGACCAGTCAGTCATCATCGAGCAGCTGTTCAACGCGGCGGAGCTAATCGGAACCACCGGAAACAACAACGGCGACCACACCGTTCTCGCGCAAGGGATATTGGCGCGGCTCAATCACCATCTCAACACTAGTAGTAACCACAAGTCTCCGTTTCAAAGAGCAGCTTCTCACATCGCTGAAGCTCTCCTCTCACTCATCCACAACGAATCATCACCACCGTTAATCACGCCGGAGAATCTGATTCTCCGAATCGCCGCTTACAGATCCTTCTCCGAAACCTCGCCGTTTCTCCAATTCGTTAACTTCACAGCGAATCAATCGATTCTTGAGTCCTGCAACGAATCAGGGTTTGATCGGATCCACATTATCGATTTCGACGTTGGATATGGAGGACAATGGTCGTCTCTAATGCAAGAACTCGCTTCCGGagttggaggaagaagaagaaacagagcatcgTCTCTGAAATTAACAGTCTTTGCTCCTCCACCTTCTACAGTCTCCGACGAGTTCGAGCTTCGTTTCACAGAggaaaatctcaaaacattCGCCGGAGAAGTCAAGATTCCTTTCGAAATCGAGTTACTAAGCGTAGAGCTTCTTCTAAACCCAGCTTATTGGCCACTCTCTCTACGTTCATCGGAAAAAGAAGCAATCGCAGTGAATCTTCCAGTAAACTCCGTCGCCTCCGGTTACCTTCCGTTAATCCTCCGATTCCTTAAACAACTATCACCAAACATCGTCGTTTGCTCAGACAGAGGATGTGACCGTAACGACGCGCCGTTTCCAAACGCAGTGATTCATTCGCTTCAATACCACACTTCTCTGCTTGAGTCTCTTGATGCTAATCAGAACCAGGACGATTCGAGTATCGAGAGGTTTTGGGTTCAACCATCGATAGAGAAGCTGTTGATGAAACGACACCGTTGGATTGAAAGATCTCCACCGTGGAGAATCTTGTTTACACAATGTGGGTTTTCTCCGGCGAGTTTGAGTCAGATGGCGGAAGCTCAGGCGGAGTGTTTGTTGCAGAGAAATCCGGTGAGAGGGTTTCACGTTGAGAAAAGGCAGTCTTCACTTGTCATGTGTTGGCAAAGGAAAGAACTTGTTACTGTCTCTGCTTGGAAATGTtag
- the ATG8E gene encoding AUTOPHAGY 8E (AUTOPHAGY 8E (ATATG8E); CONTAINS InterPro DOMAIN/s: Light chain 3 (LC3) (InterPro:IPR004241); BEST Arabidopsis thaliana protein match is: Ubiquitin-like superfamily protein (TAIR:AT4G16520.2); Has 30201 Blast hits to 17322 proteins in 780 species: Archae - 12; Bacteria - 1396; Metazoa - 17338; Fungi - 3422; Plants - 5037; Viruses - 0; Other Eukaryotes - 2996 (source: NCBI BLink).), with amino-acid sequence MNKGSIFKMDNDFEKRKAEAGRIREKYPDRIPVIVEKAEKSEVPNIDKKKYLVPSDLTVGQFVYVIRKRIKLSAEKAIFIFVDNVLPPTGELMSSVYEDKKDEDGFLYITYSGENTFGASSI; translated from the exons ATGAATAAAGGAAGCATCTTTAAGATGGACAACGATTTCG aaaagagaaaagctGAAGCTGGAAGGATCAGGGAGAAATACCCTGATCGAATTCct GTGATTGTGGAAAAGGCTGAGAAAAGTGAAGTCCCAAATATAGACAAGAAGAA GTACCTTGTGCCATCAGACCTAACAGTTGGTCAATTTGTGTATGTGATTCGGAAGAGAATCAAACTAAGTGCAGAGAAAGCTATCTTCATTTTCGTAGACAATGTTCTTCCTCCAACAGGAGAGCTAATGTCAAGCGTTTACGAGGATAAGAAAGACGAAGATGGCTTCCTTTACATCACTTACAGTGGCGAGAACACATTCGGTGCTTCTTCAATCTAA
- a CDS encoding Bifunctional inhibitor/lipid-transfer protein/seed storage 2S albumin superfamily protein (Bifunctional inhibitor/lipid-transfer protein/seed storage 2S albumin superfamily protein; FUNCTIONS IN: lipid binding; INVOLVED IN: lipid transport; LOCATED IN: chloroplast thylakoid membrane; EXPRESSED IN: 22 plant structures; EXPRESSED DURING: 13 growth stages; CONTAINS InterPro DOMAIN/s: Bifunctional inhibitor/plant lipid transfer protein/seed storage (InterPro:IPR016140), Plant lipid transfer protein/seed storage/trypsin-alpha amylase inhibitor (InterPro:IPR003612), Plant lipid transfer protein/hydrophobic protein, helical domain (InterPro:IPR013770); BEST Arabidopsis thaliana protein match is: Bifunctional inhibitor/lipid-transfer protein/seed storage 2S albumin superfamily protein (TAIR:AT5G46890.1); Has 782 Blast hits to 776 proteins in 62 species: Archae - 0; Bacteria - 0; Metazoa - 0; Fungi - 0; Plants - 782; Viruses - 0; Other Eukaryotes - 0 (source: NCBI BLink).), with amino-acid sequence MASKALAVTALLITLNLLFFTFVTSTKCPPTTPKPPKTPKSPKKAPAVKPTCPTDTLKLGVCADLLGLVNVVVGSPPKTPCCTLLQGLANLEAAVCLCTALKANVLGINLNVPIDLTLLLNYCGKKVPHGFQCS; translated from the coding sequence ATGGCTTCTAAGGCTCTTGCAGTTACAGCTCTTCTTATTACActtaatcttcttttcttcacctTTGTAACCTCCACAAAATGTCCACCAACTACTCCTAAACCCCCAAAAACCCCGAAATCGCCTAAGAAGGCTCCTGCCGTGAAACCCACTTGTCCTACCGACACACTTAAGCTTGGTGTTTGCGCAGACTTATTGGGCCTAGTTAACGTTGTTGTTGGTTCTCCACCAAAGACTCCTTGTTGTACACTTCTTCAAGGTCTTGCTAATCTTGAAGCTGCGGTTTGTCTCTGCACCGCTCTTAAAGCCAATGTCTTGGGGATTAATCTCAATGTTCCTATTGATCTAACCTTGCTGTTGAACTATTGTGGCAAGAAAGTTCCTCATGGTTTCCAATGTTCTTGA